One genomic region from Streptomyces sp. Li-HN-5-11 encodes:
- a CDS encoding TetR/AcrR family transcriptional regulator, with translation MSTSALPGNRFERRRAETRRALIRAARQILAETGDTSASIQAIAERADVGFGSFYNHFESKTELFEAAVVDALEEYGQSFDERLAGIDDPAELVAAGFRLSARMADSHPEVMQVLRRRGLGHIHSDNGLARRALRDLEVGMASGRFTPVDPAVALSALGGTLLSLVELRFARPDLDGDEAALNLAEMVLRMLGVPPDDAHEVARRPLADSA, from the coding sequence ATGTCTACGTCAGCCCTGCCCGGCAACCGGTTCGAGCGGCGCCGCGCCGAGACTCGTCGTGCGCTCATTCGTGCCGCCCGGCAGATACTCGCCGAGACCGGGGACACCAGCGCGAGCATCCAGGCGATCGCCGAGCGCGCCGACGTCGGCTTCGGGTCCTTCTACAACCACTTCGAGTCGAAGACGGAGCTGTTCGAGGCGGCGGTGGTGGACGCTCTGGAGGAGTACGGCCAGAGCTTCGACGAGCGCCTGGCCGGGATCGACGACCCGGCGGAGCTCGTCGCGGCCGGCTTCCGGCTCAGCGCCCGCATGGCCGACTCCCACCCGGAGGTGATGCAGGTCCTTCGCCGTCGGGGCCTTGGACACATCCACTCGGACAACGGCCTGGCCCGGCGGGCACTTCGCGACCTCGAGGTCGGCATGGCCTCCGGTCGCTTCACCCCCGTCGACCCGGCGGTCGCCCTGTCCGCACTGGGCGGCACCCTGCTGTCCCTGGTGGAGCTGAGGTTCGCCCGCCCCGACCTGGACGGCGACGAGGCCGCGCTGAACCTGGCCGAGATGGTCCTGCGCATGCTGGGCGTGCCACCGGACGACGCCCACGAGGTCGCCCGGCGCCCCCTCGCCGACTCCGCCTGA
- the argG gene encoding argininosuccinate synthase, with the protein MSKVLTSLPAGERVGIAFSGGLDTSVAVAWMRDKGAVPCTYTADIGQYDEPDIASVPGRAKTYGAEIARMVDCRAALVEEGLAALTCGAFHIRSGGRAYFNTTPLGRAVTGTLLVRAMLEDDVQIWGDGSTFKGNDIERFYRYGLLANPHLRIYKPWLDADFVTELGGRKEMSEWLLAHGLPYRDSTEKAYSTDANIWGATHEAKTLEHLDTGIETVEPIMGVRFWDPEVEIAAEDVTIGFEQGRPVRINGKEFASPVDLVTEANAIGGRHGLGMSDQIENRIIEAKSRGIYEAPGMALLHAAYERLVNAVHNEDTLAQYHNEGRRLGRLMYEGRWLDPQALMIRESLQRWVGAAITGEVTLRLRRGEDYSILDTTGPAFSYHPDKLSMERTEDSAFGPVDRIGQLTMRNLDIADSRAKLEQYARLGLIGTGSPAIGAAQAAATGLIGTMPEMPEGGAEAIASRGEVSGEDQVLDRAAMESGTD; encoded by the coding sequence GTGTCCAAGGTCCTCACCTCCCTCCCGGCCGGCGAGCGCGTCGGCATCGCCTTCTCCGGCGGTCTCGACACCTCTGTCGCGGTCGCGTGGATGCGCGACAAGGGTGCCGTCCCGTGCACCTACACCGCCGACATCGGCCAGTACGACGAGCCCGACATCGCCTCGGTGCCCGGCCGCGCGAAGACCTACGGCGCCGAGATCGCGCGCATGGTCGACTGCCGCGCGGCCCTGGTCGAGGAAGGCCTGGCCGCGCTCACCTGCGGGGCGTTCCACATCCGCTCGGGCGGCCGCGCCTACTTCAACACCACGCCGCTCGGCCGCGCCGTCACGGGCACCCTCCTGGTCCGGGCGATGCTCGAGGACGACGTCCAGATCTGGGGCGACGGCTCCACCTTCAAGGGCAATGACATCGAGCGGTTCTACCGGTACGGCCTGCTCGCCAACCCGCACCTGCGGATCTACAAGCCCTGGCTCGACGCGGACTTCGTGACCGAGCTCGGCGGCCGCAAGGAAATGTCGGAGTGGCTGCTCGCCCACGGTCTGCCCTACCGCGACAGCACGGAGAAGGCTTACTCCACCGACGCCAACATCTGGGGCGCCACCCACGAGGCGAAGACCCTGGAGCACCTGGACACGGGCATCGAGACCGTCGAGCCGATCATGGGCGTACGGTTCTGGGACCCCGAGGTCGAGATCGCCGCCGAGGACGTCACGATCGGCTTCGAGCAGGGCCGCCCGGTGAGGATCAACGGCAAGGAGTTCGCCTCCCCCGTCGACCTCGTGACGGAGGCGAACGCCATCGGAGGCCGGCACGGACTCGGCATGTCCGACCAGATCGAGAACCGGATCATCGAGGCCAAGAGCCGCGGCATCTACGAGGCGCCCGGCATGGCCCTGCTGCACGCGGCCTACGAGCGTCTCGTCAACGCCGTCCACAACGAGGACACCCTCGCCCAGTACCACAACGAAGGACGGCGCCTCGGCCGGCTGATGTACGAGGGCCGCTGGCTGGACCCGCAGGCTCTGATGATCCGCGAGTCGTTGCAGCGCTGGGTGGGCGCGGCGATCACCGGCGAGGTGACGCTGCGGCTGCGGCGCGGCGAGGACTACTCGATCCTCGACACCACGGGTCCCGCCTTCAGCTACCACCCGGACAAGCTGTCCATGGAGCGCACGGAGGACTCGGCGTTCGGTCCGGTCGACCGGATCGGCCAGCTCACCATGCGCAACCTCGACATCGCCGATTCGCGCGCCAAGCTGGAGCAGTACGCCCGGCTCGGCCTGATCGGCACCGGCAGCCCCGCCATCGGCGCCGCGCAGGCGGCCGCGACCGGGCTGATCGGCACCATGCCGGAGATGCCGGAGGGCGGCGCCGAGGCCATCGCCTCCCGCGGCGAGGTCTCCGGCGAGGACCAGGTCCTGGACCGTGCCGCGATGGAGTCCGGCACCGACTGA
- a CDS encoding ABC transporter substrate-binding protein, whose amino-acid sequence MKTRTTRALQCSATLVAAGLLLTACGSSGGSGSGTQAGSTSFEGRGPITYAAGKDSSGVVQKVIDRWNAQHPKEKVTFIQLPTDADSQRQQMIQNAETKSDAYTVLSLDVVWTSEFAAHQWIDRLPEQQFPLQKMLKPVVETARYRGGLYAAPASSDGGLLYYRTDLLKKAGVSRPPTTWSQMTADCAKVEKLPEAKGMSCYAGQFQKYEGLTVNFAEAVNSAGGVVTDASGRPDVDTPAARKGLDFLAGSFKDGTIPKEAITYQEEDGRQAFQAGKLVFLRNWPYMYSLAGKSKVAGKYAVAPLPGLNGPGSSSLGGHNLALSSFAKNKATALDFMKFFSSEASASTFLKDASLAPPYTDLYDNASLVQQYPYLPDLKQSILRAVPRPRVVQYGDVTSAIQQQVYAALTGAKSSAQALKDLQSDLRKSTAQ is encoded by the coding sequence GTGAAGACCAGGACCACCAGAGCCCTTCAGTGCTCGGCGACACTCGTCGCCGCCGGACTCCTCCTCACCGCCTGCGGCTCGTCCGGCGGCAGCGGCTCCGGCACACAGGCCGGCAGCACGTCGTTCGAGGGCCGTGGCCCCATCACCTACGCGGCCGGCAAGGACAGCTCCGGCGTGGTGCAGAAGGTGATCGACCGCTGGAACGCGCAGCACCCCAAGGAGAAGGTCACCTTCATCCAGCTGCCCACGGACGCCGACTCGCAGCGGCAGCAGATGATCCAGAACGCGGAGACGAAGTCCGACGCCTACACGGTGCTCTCCCTCGACGTCGTGTGGACGTCGGAGTTCGCCGCCCACCAGTGGATCGACCGGCTGCCCGAGCAGCAGTTCCCGCTCCAGAAGATGCTGAAGCCCGTGGTGGAGACGGCGCGCTACCGCGGCGGTCTGTACGCGGCCCCGGCCAGTTCGGACGGCGGACTGCTGTACTACCGCACCGACCTGCTGAAGAAGGCGGGCGTCAGCAGGCCCCCGACCACCTGGTCGCAGATGACGGCCGACTGCGCCAAGGTGGAGAAACTCCCCGAGGCCAAGGGGATGTCCTGCTACGCCGGCCAGTTCCAGAAGTACGAGGGCCTGACGGTGAACTTCGCCGAGGCGGTGAACTCCGCGGGCGGTGTCGTCACCGACGCGTCCGGCCGGCCGGACGTCGACACGCCCGCCGCGCGCAAGGGCCTGGACTTCCTCGCCGGCTCCTTCAAGGACGGGACGATCCCCAAGGAGGCCATCACCTACCAGGAGGAGGACGGACGGCAGGCGTTCCAGGCCGGCAAGCTGGTCTTCCTGCGCAACTGGCCGTACATGTACTCCCTGGCCGGCAAGAGCAAGGTGGCGGGGAAGTACGCGGTCGCGCCGCTGCCCGGCCTGAACGGGCCCGGCTCCTCCAGCCTGGGCGGTCACAACCTCGCCCTGTCGTCGTTCGCGAAGAACAAGGCCACGGCATTGGACTTCATGAAGTTCTTCAGCAGCGAGGCGAGCGCGAGCACCTTCCTCAAGGACGCCTCGCTCGCCCCGCCGTACACCGACCTGTACGACAACGCCTCGCTGGTGCAGCAGTATCCGTACCTGCCCGACCTCAAGCAGTCCATCCTGCGTGCCGTGCCGCGTCCCCGCGTCGTGCAGTACGGCGATGTGACATCGGCGATCCAGCAGCAGGTGTACGCCGCGCTGACCGGCGCCAAGAGCAGCGCTCAGGCGCTCAAGGACCTGCAGTCCGACCTGCGGAAGTCGACGGCGCAGTGA
- a CDS encoding carbohydrate ABC transporter permease produces MRLTATWRNRLLYVGVVAVVAYCLAPFYWMLVSSLRRTSDIFDTSLLPSPVSLENYRAVFDPSQGFTRALLNSLVVAGITTVLALLLATFTAYAMARLEFRFKRLILTLVIATSMFPVVSIVVPLLKLFTDINWINTYQAMIVPSMSFALPLAVWNLTTFFRQMPDELEHAAMIDGCTRGQAFRKVIVPLAAPGIFTTAIITFIAAWNEFLIALSMTNRPAMQTAPVAISKFSGATQFETPFGSQMAAGVLVTVPLVVLVLVFQRRIVAGLTAGAAK; encoded by the coding sequence ATGAGACTCACGGCAACCTGGCGCAACCGGCTGCTGTACGTGGGGGTCGTCGCGGTGGTGGCGTACTGCCTGGCCCCGTTCTACTGGATGCTGGTCTCCAGCCTGCGGCGCACCTCCGACATCTTCGACACCTCGCTGCTCCCCTCACCGGTGTCGCTGGAGAACTACCGGGCGGTCTTCGACCCGTCCCAGGGCTTCACGCGGGCCCTGCTCAACAGTCTCGTCGTCGCCGGGATCACCACCGTGCTGGCGCTGCTGCTGGCCACGTTCACCGCCTACGCGATGGCCCGGCTGGAGTTCCGGTTCAAGCGGCTGATCCTGACCCTGGTCATCGCCACGTCGATGTTCCCGGTGGTGTCGATCGTGGTGCCGCTGCTGAAGCTGTTCACGGACATCAACTGGATCAACACCTACCAGGCCATGATCGTGCCGAGCATGTCCTTCGCGCTGCCGCTGGCGGTGTGGAACCTGACCACGTTCTTCCGGCAGATGCCGGACGAGCTGGAGCACGCGGCCATGATCGACGGCTGCACCCGCGGCCAGGCGTTCCGCAAGGTCATCGTCCCGCTCGCCGCGCCCGGCATCTTCACCACCGCGATCATCACGTTCATCGCCGCCTGGAACGAGTTCCTCATCGCCCTGTCGATGACGAACAGGCCCGCCATGCAGACGGCGCCGGTCGCCATCTCCAAGTTCTCCGGAGCCACCCAGTTCGAGACGCCGTTCGGCAGCCAGATGGCGGCGGGCGTCCTGGTCACCGTTCCCCTGGTGGTCCTGGTGCTGGTCTTCCAGCGCCGTATCGTCGCCGGACTCACCGCCGGCGCAGCAAAGTAG
- a CDS encoding glycoside hydrolase family 13 protein, giving the protein MSRTAPWWRSAVIYQVYIRSFADGDGDGVGDIAGIRSRLPYLKSLGVDAVWINPWYKSPMADHGYDVADYRAIDPLFGSVAEAEQLIEEAHRHGIRVIPDIVPNHTSDQHAWFRAALAAGPGSPERERYVFRPGRGDDGAEPPNDWVSCFGGPAWTRLPDGEWYLHLFAPQQPDLNWEHPEVRAEFEDVLRFWFGRGVDGFRIDVAHGLVKHPELPDLPPRQEPAVLGPLVSREQAEQRPRQHVDHPHWDRDEVHDIYRAWRRVADEFPGDRSFVAEAWADTPERLAAYVRRDGLHTAFNFDFLMSSWHAKELRTVIDDSLAMLGAVGAPATWVLSNHDVMRHPSRYGRRTVKRWTANEPYRPEGPLDLELGTRRARAAALLMLALPGGAYIYQGEELGLPEVEDLPEEVLQDPVWERSGHSDRGRDGCRVPIPWSGEAAPYGFSPEDASAAPWLPQPAGWGRLSVAAQTGDASSMLELYRGALRLRREHPALGDGTLTWRDAPEGVLAFGREPGFVCVVNLSAEAYRLPEHASVLLASGPVEDGLLAPDHAAWLAV; this is encoded by the coding sequence ATGTCCCGCACCGCACCGTGGTGGCGCAGCGCCGTCATCTACCAGGTCTACATCCGCAGTTTCGCCGACGGCGACGGCGACGGCGTCGGCGACATCGCCGGCATCCGCTCACGGCTGCCGTACCTGAAGTCGCTCGGCGTGGACGCCGTCTGGATCAACCCGTGGTACAAGTCGCCGATGGCGGACCACGGTTACGACGTGGCCGACTACCGCGCGATCGACCCGCTGTTCGGCAGCGTCGCCGAGGCCGAGCAGCTCATCGAGGAGGCGCACCGGCACGGCATCCGCGTCATCCCCGACATCGTGCCCAACCACACCTCCGACCAGCACGCCTGGTTCCGGGCGGCGCTGGCCGCCGGGCCGGGCAGCCCCGAGCGGGAGCGCTACGTCTTCCGGCCCGGCCGCGGAGACGACGGAGCCGAGCCGCCCAACGACTGGGTGTCCTGCTTCGGCGGCCCGGCCTGGACCCGGCTGCCCGACGGGGAGTGGTACCTGCACCTGTTCGCACCCCAGCAGCCGGACCTCAACTGGGAACACCCCGAGGTGCGGGCGGAGTTCGAGGACGTGCTGCGCTTCTGGTTCGGCCGGGGCGTGGACGGGTTCCGCATCGACGTGGCCCACGGGCTCGTCAAGCACCCCGAACTGCCCGACCTGCCGCCCCGTCAGGAGCCGGCGGTTCTCGGCCCGCTCGTCTCCCGGGAGCAGGCGGAGCAGCGGCCGCGGCAGCACGTCGACCATCCCCACTGGGACCGCGACGAGGTGCACGACATCTACCGCGCCTGGCGCAGGGTGGCCGACGAGTTCCCCGGCGACCGGTCGTTCGTGGCCGAGGCCTGGGCGGACACCCCGGAGCGGCTGGCCGCCTACGTCCGCCGGGACGGCCTGCACACGGCGTTCAACTTCGACTTCCTCATGTCGAGCTGGCACGCCAAGGAACTGCGCACCGTCATCGACGACTCGCTCGCCATGCTCGGCGCGGTGGGCGCCCCGGCCACCTGGGTGCTGTCGAACCACGACGTGATGCGCCATCCCAGCCGCTACGGCCGCCGGACGGTCAAGCGGTGGACCGCCAACGAGCCGTACCGCCCCGAGGGCCCGCTGGACCTCGAGCTGGGCACCCGGCGTGCCCGCGCCGCCGCCCTGCTGATGCTGGCCCTGCCCGGCGGCGCCTACATCTACCAGGGTGAGGAGCTCGGCCTGCCCGAGGTCGAGGACCTGCCCGAGGAAGTCCTCCAGGATCCCGTCTGGGAGCGGTCCGGACACTCCGACCGCGGCCGCGACGGCTGCCGGGTGCCGATTCCCTGGTCGGGTGAGGCGGCACCGTACGGTTTCAGCCCCGAGGACGCCTCGGCGGCGCCCTGGCTGCCGCAGCCCGCCGGCTGGGGCCGGCTCAGCGTGGCGGCGCAGACCGGCGACGCGTCGTCGATGCTGGAGCTCTACCGGGGTGCCCTGCGCCTGCGCCGCGAGCACCCGGCGCTCGGTGACGGCACGCTCACCTGGCGGGACGCCCCCGAGGGAGTGCTCGCCTTCGGCCGTGAACCCGGCTTCGTGTGCGTGGTCAACCTCTCGGCCGAGGCGTACCGGCTGCCGGAGCACGCCTCGGTCCTGCTGGCGAGCGGACCCGTCGAGGACGGGCTGCTCGCCCCCGACCACGCGGCCTGGCTCGCGGTGTAG
- a CDS encoding VOC family protein, translating to MPETRVHGPDVKTAHQDLHSEQGALRGEHPGRSRNPVVKVADLAWLEFEKPDLERAEVFARDFGFQVAARTESELWLRGTFAGTPCMVIRRGRTSRFIGPAFRAAERADLDRLARATGSDVRDADVPGGGKAVGLLDPSGLPVRVVHCGEQLPALPEQRPLLLNFGTAHRRTNTTQRPPREPSRIQRLGHVVLETRVFSRALDWYLDTLGMIVSDFQFLDGQRERGPVMAFIRCDLGSVPADHHTLAMHLGPGTGYVHSAYQVTDLDSIAAGGEYLKERGHKRSWGIGRHVQGSQLFDYWRDPDRLMLEHFADGDLFSCEVEPGWAPLSTSGLAQWGPPATRDFLGANPSPQRVRDVIQALRGDNEMDPARLLGLLKAAKS from the coding sequence ATGCCTGAAACCCGCGTCCACGGCCCCGATGTCAAGACGGCCCACCAGGACCTGCACAGCGAACAGGGCGCCCTGCGCGGGGAGCATCCCGGCCGCTCCCGCAATCCCGTGGTCAAGGTGGCCGACCTGGCCTGGCTGGAGTTCGAGAAGCCGGACCTGGAGCGGGCCGAGGTCTTCGCCCGTGACTTCGGCTTCCAGGTCGCCGCGCGCACGGAGAGCGAGCTGTGGCTGCGGGGCACCTTCGCCGGCACGCCGTGCATGGTGATCCGGCGCGGGCGTACCTCCCGGTTCATCGGCCCGGCGTTCCGCGCGGCGGAGCGAGCCGATCTGGACCGGCTGGCGCGCGCCACCGGCTCCGACGTGCGGGACGCGGACGTGCCGGGCGGCGGGAAGGCGGTCGGCCTGCTCGACCCCTCAGGCTTGCCGGTACGTGTCGTGCACTGCGGCGAGCAGTTGCCGGCGCTGCCCGAGCAACGCCCGCTGCTGCTCAACTTCGGCACCGCTCACCGCCGCACGAACACCACGCAGCGCCCGCCGCGCGAGCCGTCCCGCATCCAGCGACTGGGCCATGTCGTCCTGGAGACCCGCGTGTTCAGCCGGGCCCTGGACTGGTACCTGGACACGCTGGGGATGATCGTGTCCGACTTCCAGTTCCTGGACGGGCAGCGCGAGCGCGGCCCGGTCATGGCGTTCATCCGCTGCGACCTGGGCAGTGTGCCGGCCGACCATCACACGCTGGCCATGCACCTGGGCCCGGGCACCGGCTATGTCCACTCCGCCTACCAGGTCACCGACCTGGACTCGATCGCCGCCGGCGGCGAGTACCTGAAGGAGCGCGGGCACAAGCGCAGTTGGGGCATCGGCCGGCATGTCCAGGGCAGCCAGCTCTTCGACTACTGGCGCGACCCCGACCGCCTCATGCTGGAGCACTTCGCCGACGGCGACCTGTTCTCCTGCGAGGTCGAGCCCGGCTGGGCGCCCCTGTCTACCAGCGGCCTCGCCCAGTGGGGACCGCCGGCCACTCGCGACTTCCTCGGCGCCAACCCCTCCCCCCAGCGCGTCCGCGACGTCATCCAGGCCCTGCGCGGCGACAACGAGATGGACCCGGCACGCCTGCTGGGCCTGCTCAAGGCCGCCAAGTCCTGA
- a CDS encoding fumarylacetoacetate hydrolase family protein produces the protein MSTNVLRTADGWWVVLPQALDSARAGGTLIDRAVPVGTKAVTTAELIADRDAVREAALSADAGTPVADLVALSPVTTPCRVVAQMVNYHSHARDSGFAGDIPPAFFRKASGSVSGPGDAVVRPSHVEFLDYEIELGLVMGAALPVGTVVDERGLPSYVAGLVITNDVSARDVQLTKTQFYESKSYPTFTPTGPYLALLEPEDFARLLDLRLKLSVNGDLRQDRTLADMIVRPAQALTLLARFQTLDPGDLLMTGTPGGTALKAPPKPVEKIGALLPPAVKWKAFFKSQAKNPHYLHAGDVMTATIATPDGRIHLGEQRTPVTDTLETPK, from the coding sequence ATGAGCACCAACGTCCTGCGCACCGCCGACGGCTGGTGGGTGGTCCTCCCCCAAGCTCTCGACTCCGCTCGAGCAGGGGGGACCCTCATCGACCGGGCCGTCCCCGTCGGCACCAAGGCCGTCACCACCGCCGAGCTGATCGCCGACCGTGACGCCGTACGGGAGGCGGCGCTCTCGGCCGACGCGGGCACGCCCGTCGCCGACCTGGTGGCCCTCTCGCCGGTCACCACTCCTTGCCGGGTGGTCGCCCAGATGGTCAACTACCACAGTCACGCCCGCGATTCGGGCTTCGCCGGCGACATCCCGCCCGCCTTCTTCCGCAAGGCGTCCGGTTCGGTCAGCGGCCCCGGCGACGCCGTCGTCCGGCCCTCCCACGTGGAGTTCCTCGACTATGAGATCGAACTCGGGCTCGTCATGGGCGCAGCCCTGCCCGTCGGCACCGTGGTAGATGAGCGGGGCCTGCCGTCGTACGTCGCCGGGCTGGTGATCACCAACGACGTCAGCGCCCGCGATGTGCAGCTGACGAAGACGCAGTTCTACGAGAGCAAGTCGTACCCGACCTTCACGCCGACCGGCCCGTACCTGGCGCTGCTGGAGCCGGAGGACTTCGCCCGTCTCCTCGATCTGCGCCTGAAGTTGTCCGTCAACGGCGACCTGCGCCAGGACCGCACCCTCGCCGACATGATCGTCCGCCCGGCGCAGGCCCTGACTCTGCTGGCCCGCTTCCAGACTCTCGACCCCGGCGACCTGCTGATGACCGGCACGCCCGGCGGCACGGCGCTGAAGGCCCCGCCCAAGCCGGTGGAGAAGATCGGCGCGCTGCTGCCGCCCGCGGTGAAGTGGAAGGCGTTCTTCAAGTCCCAGGCGAAAAACCCGCATTACCTGCACGCGGGTGACGTGATGACAGCGACGATCGCGACCCCGGACGGCCGGATCCACCTCGGCGAGCAGCGAACCCCCGTCACGGACACGCTTGAGACCCCGAAGTGA
- a CDS encoding bifunctional 3-(3-hydroxy-phenyl)propionate/3-hydroxycinnamic acid hydroxylase: MTVQRNGADVPVVIIGAGPVGVTAALLLARRGVRTVVLERHQGVYPLPRAVATDDEVRRILQAAGVEEEFTAIARPANGLRLLDARHRVMAEFRRTQHGRHGYPQTSMFDQPELERLLRDALARRPEGELRGGVEVTGIGPDTAGPVCVTYRDDDGEHELWAEAVLGCDGANSLTRDAIGAVWDDLRFEERWTVLDVRTKADVRCWEGVDQVCDPRRPATFMRVGEDRYRWEFRLGDAEEPVRELVAPWLPPSCDGDLEIIREAQYTFRARVADRWRGGRVFLLGDAAHLTPPFIGQGLCSGLRDAYNLAWKLARVVQHGGDERLLDTYESERKPHARHVIKLAVAMGWAMTGGQDGAAALRRRLLAAACRTPGLTAAAGRDLSPLLTAGPLVRRRMRRSLVGTHCPQPWITAEGRRMRLDEVLGDSFTVLTAADPWPSLNALAHAIGGRVLPVTDLGDDGTLSSWLRAGRTDAVLLRPDRVVMDVVPAGARAFTDTATWASLLHTTHSPLPPQRTVGNNQLRSAAP, from the coding sequence ATGACCGTCCAACGCAACGGGGCCGACGTACCCGTGGTGATTATCGGCGCAGGACCGGTGGGCGTGACCGCCGCCCTCCTCCTCGCCCGGCGCGGAGTCCGCACCGTCGTCCTCGAACGCCACCAGGGCGTCTACCCGCTCCCGCGCGCCGTCGCCACCGACGACGAGGTCCGCAGGATCCTCCAGGCCGCGGGTGTGGAGGAGGAGTTCACCGCTATCGCCCGCCCGGCGAACGGGCTTCGGCTGCTGGACGCCCGGCACCGGGTGATGGCCGAGTTCCGCCGCACCCAGCACGGCCGTCACGGGTACCCGCAGACCAGCATGTTCGACCAGCCCGAGCTGGAGCGGTTGCTGCGCGACGCCCTCGCCCGGCGCCCGGAGGGCGAACTGCGCGGTGGAGTGGAGGTCACCGGCATCGGCCCGGACACTGCCGGCCCCGTGTGCGTGACCTATCGCGACGACGACGGCGAACACGAGCTGTGGGCCGAGGCGGTCCTCGGCTGTGACGGTGCCAACAGCCTCACCCGCGACGCCATTGGCGCCGTCTGGGACGACCTGCGCTTCGAGGAACGCTGGACCGTCCTGGACGTCCGCACGAAGGCCGACGTCCGCTGCTGGGAGGGCGTCGACCAGGTCTGTGACCCGCGTCGCCCGGCGACCTTCATGCGCGTCGGCGAGGACCGCTACCGCTGGGAATTCCGGCTCGGGGACGCCGAGGAGCCGGTCCGGGAGCTGGTCGCGCCCTGGCTGCCGCCCTCGTGCGACGGTGACCTCGAGATCATCCGCGAGGCGCAGTACACCTTCCGGGCGCGCGTCGCCGACCGATGGCGCGGCGGACGGGTCTTCCTCCTCGGCGACGCCGCCCACCTGACCCCGCCTTTCATCGGGCAGGGCTTGTGTTCGGGGCTGCGGGACGCCTACAACCTAGCCTGGAAGCTCGCCCGCGTCGTCCAGCACGGCGGCGACGAACGGCTCCTGGACACCTACGAGAGCGAGCGCAAGCCGCACGCCCGGCATGTGATCAAGCTCGCGGTCGCCATGGGCTGGGCCATGACCGGCGGCCAGGACGGCGCCGCCGCACTGCGCCGCAGACTCCTGGCCGCGGCCTGCCGCACACCCGGCCTGACCGCGGCGGCCGGCCGCGACCTCAGCCCGCTCCTGACCGCCGGGCCCCTCGTCCGACGCCGCATGCGCAGGAGCCTGGTGGGCACCCACTGCCCGCAACCGTGGATCACCGCCGAGGGACGGCGCATGCGCCTCGACGAGGTGCTGGGCGACTCCTTCACCGTCCTGACCGCCGCGGATCCCTGGCCCTCGCTCAACGCCCTCGCCCACGCGATCGGCGGCCGTGTGCTCCCCGTGACCGACCTCGGCGACGACGGCACGCTCAGCAGCTGGCTGCGCGCCGGCCGGACCGACGCCGTCCTGCTGCGCCCCGACCGCGTCGTCATGGACGTCGTCCCGGCAGGGGCCCGCGCCTTCACCGACACCGCCACCTGGGCATCCCTTCTGCACACCACGCACAGCCCCCTGCCACCCCAACGGACCGTCGGGAACAACCAGCTGAGGAGCGCCGCCCCATGA
- a CDS encoding sugar ABC transporter permease, with amino-acid sequence MTDTETLPETAAHRSGGTAARPSVPARPRGRRSRASAGSARMAALLVSPTLLVLAIVVLYPTLMALRESLYGPKGLDPRTGFIRTTEPFVGLRNYADIFGPAGDRFWNAFWNTTFFTVVTVGLETLIGVGMALIMHRAFRGRALVRAGILVPWAVPTAISALLWRWIFNSDGIANALIGRQILWTTEGFHAKVAVVVAEVWKTAPFIGLLVLAGLQVIPKEVYEAARIDGASALRQFWHITLPLVKPALLVAVLFRCLDALRMFDLPYILVGAQKNSVETLSMLAQNEASNVRFGPASAYSVLLFLYVLLIALAFVRLLGADLVGDGGPRGRAGRRRLVVARPAEVTA; translated from the coding sequence ATGACCGACACCGAGACCCTGCCGGAAACCGCCGCGCACCGATCCGGCGGCACCGCGGCGCGGCCGTCCGTGCCCGCCCGTCCCCGCGGCCGGCGGTCCCGGGCGAGTGCCGGTTCGGCACGCATGGCGGCGCTCCTGGTGTCCCCGACGCTGCTCGTGCTGGCGATCGTCGTGCTCTATCCGACCCTCATGGCCCTGAGGGAGTCGCTGTACGGGCCCAAGGGCCTGGACCCGCGCACCGGCTTCATCCGCACCACCGAGCCGTTCGTGGGACTCAGGAACTACGCCGACATCTTCGGCCCGGCCGGGGACCGGTTCTGGAACGCCTTCTGGAACACGACGTTCTTCACCGTCGTCACGGTGGGCCTGGAGACGCTGATCGGTGTCGGCATGGCGTTGATCATGCACCGGGCCTTCCGGGGCCGGGCCCTGGTGCGGGCCGGCATCCTCGTGCCCTGGGCGGTCCCGACGGCCATCTCCGCCCTGCTGTGGCGGTGGATCTTCAACAGCGACGGCATCGCCAACGCTCTGATCGGCCGTCAGATCCTGTGGACCACCGAGGGCTTCCACGCGAAGGTGGCGGTGGTCGTCGCCGAGGTGTGGAAGACCGCCCCCTTCATCGGTCTGCTGGTCCTGGCCGGTCTGCAGGTGATCCCGAAGGAGGTCTACGAGGCGGCCCGCATCGACGGAGCGAGCGCCCTGCGGCAGTTCTGGCACATCACCCTGCCGCTGGTGAAGCCCGCTCTGCTGGTCGCCGTGCTGTTCCGTTGTCTCGACGCGCTGCGGATGTTCGACCTGCCCTACATCCTCGTCGGCGCGCAGAAGAACTCGGTGGAAACCCTGTCCATGCTCGCGCAGAACGAGGCATCCAACGTCCGTTTCGGTCCGGCCTCCGCGTACTCGGTGCTGCTCTTCCTCTACGTCCTGCTCATCGCGCTCGCCTTCGTACGGCTGCTGGGCGCCGACCTCGTCGGTGACGGCGGCCCGCGCGGGCGGGCGGGGCGCCGCCGCCTCGTCGTGGCCCGCCCCGCGGAGGTGACGGCATGA